The Cytophagia bacterium CHB2 genome contains a region encoding:
- a CDS encoding ABC transporter ATP-binding protein yields the protein MARVRLEGIHKSYGKVAAVRELALDIAEGEFFSLLGPSGCGKTTTLRMIAGFESPEQGKIFFNSEDITAKAPNQRNTGMVFQSYALFPHMTVFDNVAFGLRARKTPSAEIATHVQEALQLVEMTAYAGRRVTQLSGGQQQRVALARALAIKPAILLLDEPLSNLDAKLRQTTRAELKRLQRRLGITTIYVTHDQEEALALSDRIAILHHGELQQVGAPEDIYISPANLFVMSFIGASNVLTGRVAARHGARLDIQGAGWQVQLESNAGQNWPNEVEVNLAFRPEHATLQQSPASVAAKTGETIFVGQCRALEYAGTHWLAQLAIGDTLCTARISDEEKHALFAESSNTLSDKAIALSVPLKHIRLFQHQAVAAENA from the coding sequence ATGGCGCGTGTTCGATTAGAAGGCATTCACAAATCCTATGGCAAGGTGGCGGCGGTGCGCGAACTGGCGCTCGATATCGCCGAGGGCGAATTCTTCAGCCTGCTGGGGCCGAGCGGCTGCGGTAAAACCACAACCCTGCGCATGATTGCGGGTTTTGAATCGCCGGAACAGGGCAAAATCTTTTTTAATAGTGAAGACATCACCGCCAAAGCGCCCAATCAACGCAATACCGGAATGGTGTTCCAAAGCTACGCCCTCTTTCCTCACATGACGGTGTTTGACAACGTCGCATTCGGATTGCGCGCCCGCAAAACCCCGTCCGCCGAGATTGCAACACATGTGCAGGAAGCTCTGCAACTGGTTGAGATGACGGCTTATGCCGGACGCCGCGTGACACAGCTTTCCGGCGGGCAGCAACAGCGGGTGGCGCTGGCGCGCGCGTTGGCGATCAAACCCGCGATTCTATTGCTTGATGAACCGCTTTCCAACCTCGACGCGAAATTGCGGCAAACCACGCGCGCCGAGTTGAAGCGACTGCAGCGGCGGCTTGGAATCACCACCATCTACGTCACACATGATCAAGAAGAAGCGCTCGCGCTCTCGGATCGCATCGCGATTCTGCATCACGGTGAATTGCAGCAAGTGGGCGCCCCAGAAGACATTTACATTTCCCCGGCCAATCTTTTTGTGATGAGCTTTATCGGCGCGAGTAATGTTTTAACCGGCCGGGTGGCTGCTCGTCACGGCGCCCGTCTCGACATTCAAGGCGCAGGATGGCAAGTCCAGCTTGAAAGCAACGCTGGTCAGAACTGGCCGAACGAGGTTGAGGTGAATCTTGCATTCCGTCCCGAGCACGCAACACTGCAACAGTCGCCGGCATCCGTCGCCGCCAAAACCGGCGAGACAATCTTCGTGGGACAATGCCGCGCGCTCGAGTACGCCGGCACGCATTGGCTGGCGCAACTTGCCATTGGCGATACGCTTTGCACGGCGCGCATTTCAGACGAAGAAAAGCATGCGCTATTTGCGGAATCGTCCAATACTCTCTCTGATAAGGCGATTGCGCTTAGCGTTCCACTGAAACATATCAGGTTATTTCAGCATCAAGCAGTCGCCGCCGAAAATGCGTGA
- a CDS encoding iron ABC transporter permease — MLPRNKTSVLLLGALVAVLALTIYFPLGTMLYESLWVNGRFSFAHFVRFFDVNQPANLQALWGSVKISVLSVLFSAFVGVPLAVLFTRFEFPGRKLFGLFVTLPMLLPPLVGVIAFYFLMGETGIVPRLLQKFLDLSTPPLVMRGVP, encoded by the coding sequence ATGCTGCCTCGAAACAAGACGAGCGTGCTGCTTCTGGGCGCGCTGGTGGCCGTGCTCGCGCTGACGATTTATTTTCCTCTCGGCACAATGTTGTATGAAAGTTTATGGGTGAACGGCCGATTCTCGTTCGCGCATTTTGTCCGCTTTTTCGATGTCAATCAGCCCGCGAATTTGCAAGCGCTGTGGGGCAGCGTCAAAATATCCGTGCTCAGCGTTCTTTTCAGTGCGTTCGTCGGTGTGCCGCTTGCGGTTTTGTTCACGCGTTTCGAATTCCCCGGGCGAAAACTTTTCGGCTTGTTTGTGACCTTGCCGATGCTGCTGCCGCCCCTGGTCGGCGTTATTGCTTTTTATTTTCTTATGGGCGAGACCGGCATTGTGCCGCGGCTGCTGCAAAAATTTCTCGACTTATCCACGCCGCCGCTGGTGATGCGCGGTGTGCCT